From the Montipora capricornis isolate CH-2021 chromosome 2, ASM3666992v2, whole genome shotgun sequence genome, one window contains:
- the LOC138033793 gene encoding uncharacterized protein yields MEDVGLIWNPKKCAVAHFKRGVRVAESTGLLMSDGNVNIPTLEDGQHYKFLGVLESLRQEERIVLRCAAREYLRRLSVIWSSPLSDYHRVIASNQFALPAMSYFMWTQHWPITELRQVDRDARKIITEGGGKHPCGTTSLLYLPRDKGGRDLRSVETEYKETSQVKLYRNRDPAMKMVREFEEQAESKGYQSMTKEAGKYAEEYGLQLQLNHPDPVCVTEEGEVVPGDKLKTRLRKLRESRMEGVAEEQKWQGKLITARKEDGDLNTEQCFWWLSEWRMCPTHTIAGMFEIYEQLLPTRLYAIHKTQASPTSDPTCRLCGTAPESMAHVLSACPALAQTKYPARHDAVLKVLFFDIIEDLGLIEASPPWYSPTKPQPVYEGAHAQAYWDVPVYGEYQDLRANRIDARIVNHQEKKVIAMEMSCPWVSNRQRKTSEKTMKYAPLRWELKQKYPGYEISQYNIIVDVLGGWSTDVEVAVKELVGRRHRDVLKKMQRACLSATLNIARTFKVN; encoded by the coding sequence ATGGAGGATGTGGGGCTCATATGGAATCCCAAGAAATGTGCCGTGGCTCACTTCAAGAGGGGGGTCCGCGTTGCTGAGAGTACTGGCCTGCTGATGTCTGATGGGAATGTAAACATACCAACGCTCGAAGATGGTCAGCACTACAAGTTCTTAGGTGTGCTCGAGAGTCTCAGGCAAGAAGAGAGGATAGTTTTGCGATGTGCTGCCAGAGAATATTTGCGTAGGTTGTCTGTGATCTGGTCAAGCCCCCTCTCGGATTACCATCGCGTGATAGCATCCAATCAATTTGCTCTGCCAGCAATGTCTTACTTTATGTGGACACAGCACTGGccaataacagaattgagaCAGGTTGATAGAGATGCCCGCAAAATCATAACAGAGGGCGGAGGAAAGCATCCTTGTGGTACAACATCCCTGTTATACCTGCCCCGCGACAAGGGAGGGAGAGATCTGCGTTCCGTTGAGACCGAGTACAAGGAGACGAGTCAAGTCAAGTTGTATCGGAACAGAGATCCGGCCATGAAGATGGTGAGAGAGTTTGAGGAGCAGGCGGAGAGTAAAGGATACCAGTCAATGACGAAGGAAGCGGGAAAGTATGCAGAAGAGTACGGCCTGCAGTTACAGCTTAATCATCCTGACCCAGTCTGTGTCACCGAGGAGGGGGAAGTTGTACCCGGGGATAAGCTGAAGACTCGCCTAAGAAAACTTCGAGAATCAAGAATGGAGGGGGTAGCTGAAGAACAAAAATGGCAAGGAAAATTGATAACAGCCAGAAAAGAAGACGGAGATCTTAACACCGAGCAATGCTTCTGGTGGCTCAGTGAATGGCGAATGTGTCCAACACACACCATCGCAGggatgtttgaaatttatgaaCAGCTCTTACCAACAAGATTGTACGCCATCCACAAGACCCAGGCGAGTCCTACTAGTGATCCTACCTGCAGGCTGTGCGGTACAGCACCAGAGAGCATGGCTCATGTACTCTCTGCTTGTCCTGCGTTGGCTCAAACAAAGTACCCGGCAAGGCATGACGCAGTTCTGAAGGTCCTGTTTTTTGACATCATCGAAGACCTGGGACTTATTGAAGCGTCGCCACCGTGGTATTCACCAACTAAGCCACAGCCGGTATACGAGGGAGCGCATGCACAGGCATACTGGGACGTCCCAGTCTACGGAGAGTACCAAGACCTTAGGGCCAACAGAATTGACGCGAGGATAGTAAACCACCAAGAGAAGAAGGTTATAGCGatggagatgagctgcccctgggTGAGCAATCGTCAAAGGAAAACATCAGAAAAGACGATGAAATACgcgccactcagatgggagCTGAAGCAGAAGTACCCCGGGTACGAGATTTCACAGTACAACATCATTGTGGACGTACTTGGGGGCTGGTCGACAGACGTGGAGGTAGCGGTGAAGGAGTTAGTTGGGAGGCGTCACAGAGACGTCCTCAAGAAGATGCAAAGGGCATGCCTATCCGCCACACTGAACATTGCACGTACTTTTAAGGTAAATTAG